The following is a genomic window from Triplophysa dalaica isolate WHDGS20190420 chromosome 22, ASM1584641v1, whole genome shotgun sequence.
TAGCAATCTTCTTGCTAAATTGAAAACTGGTCTTAAGTTTGAAGGTTAGCTTTTAGCTTTTAATGTCATACTTGCATAATGTTCACTCTTCGGTGCATGTTAAAGATGCAGTCcatatgttttgtttgattaaagTTAAAATAAGTTAGAAATAAAATCAGTTATTGGGCAAGAATATAACAAAATCTATCTCCTGCCtccattttaattgtttagttaataataaatatataataaattataaataattcatttataatttgagcAGTCAGGTACAACTTCACAGGAAATGTaattttgacatcatttgacttcaactgACGTAAAGGGTGTACAATTACCCTTTTTACCAGAGATGACATAAGTTGCAGTTTTCATTACAATTTACTTGCATAATGTACTCtgctgtaaatgtatttatacagtTGAAAGTTAAGACACACCAGCCCGATCTCATtggaatttgtaactattttattaaGTGGCGGATGGGGTACATCTACATGGAGCAATGACTTACTTATGTCAAAAACTCACTCCGTTAAGGCTAGGGATGTTACGATTCACCGTGAaccggttgaaaatcgattataatataTGACGATTCAAATTGCTTGAGATGAGAAAAGCAGATCAttctaaaatgcattaaatgagATTGTATGAATTTACACTAGTTATCCACCTCGTTAAATCGCTACGATttgccgtgagattgtgtttgACACACTGTATGGCTTGAAGGTTGttacaaatataacaaacaaaaacgttCATTTATTTGCCCCACAAATGCAGTGGTGTGCCGACAGTTTGAATTGTAAACACAATGATGTTCATAAACTCCCTCTCTCACCAGATCTGATCCAGTGCACCAATGAGATGAATGTTAACATCCCTCAGCTTGCTGACACGCTGTTTGAGCGTACCACCAACACCAGCTGGGTGGTCTTGTTCAAAACCCTCATCACCACACACCACATTATGGTCTACGGCAACGAGGTCAGCAACGTCAAACACACAGATCACTTTTATCCTCGCTTTATAGCCAGACTTAACATATGCAGGTTTTATCTTTAAGACTCAAGCTTAAACTGTTAACCTTGCACATCTGCCACatgtttttgtcaaatgtgtCTTCACACAGTGATGaacttgaaaataaatcattgAATGCCAAACTCTGTTTTTCTGTTAATAGAGATTTGTACAATATCTGGCCTCCAGGAACACATTATTCAACCTCAGTAATTTTTTGGACAAAAGTGGGTTACAAGGTAAGTTCTTTCACCGCGACGCTTCAATAGTCcttctgtttttgcaaacacGTCCCACCTGCgtcattcatttttatgagCGTCCAAACGTAAGACAGATGCCGACGTGATGAATATCTGAGGAGCTGACAGGATGTCTTTGAATTCCCCCAAGGGACCTGTTCGGCAACATGGCTGACTTACAGCTTAAATAAAGCACTAGTGAGTTTATTTACCCAAGGCTTTTCCCATGTTAACAAGCTGCCTGGCAGCCAGCGCTTCCAGGACGTAGCAGAGGAATCAGTACATCAACCTCAGTAGATGAAGTGTCTTTTAGGAACCCATTTTCCTGGCTTGGCTAATCCCAATTTCGTCTAGATGTTGCACTTTTATCTTTCAGAGATGTATCCGTAGTTAATACTGTTCATAAATAATGCAGTAAAGCAAAGAGCTCTGTTTACCTTGAATATCATCAAAGACTGAAATGAGAACACGACATCACGACATGACTACATTCAAGAACTTAGAGGTCACTGTGACATCGAAAGACAAAATggtgaaatgacaaaattttgttttcttacagGATATGACATGTCCACCTTCATCCGGAGGTACAGCCGCTACTTAAATGAAAAGGCTGTCTCGTACCGACAAGTGGCATTTGACTTCACGAAAGTAAAAAGAGGGTATGACTGTTTAGTtcttaaaggatagttcacccaaaactgaaaattgtaatcatttactcactcttatTACTGACTAATGTGCAAATATTGTATTGGTCcagattgctttaataaaattgtCTTTCAGCAATTCTCATTTTTAGAAACTTTTTCGTGTAAATCcatgtttactttcattgtAACCAAAAAAGCTGTGCAAACTTTGCCACGCTTCATGGGAAATTAGAAAGTCATAGGGGTTGAGAAAACTCAATGGTgagaaaactgttaaaaaactgttttgggTTGACTTGTCCTTTAAAATCGGTCTTTCAATCCCTTTATGTCAGGCAGCCATGTTAGGCTATTACAGAAACAAATTGTGTAGTTACGTCTTTTTTGTTGTCAAAGGGCGGATGGAGTCATGAGAactatgaacacagagaagctCCTTAAGACGATCCCAATCATCCAAAACCAGATGGACGCCCTTCTCGACTTCAATGTGAGTTTaagataacaaaaacaatatttagcAGTTTTACATCCTAACTAATGGCTTGATCATTATGACACACTCTACCTAAGTTTTTTGTCATTGGTTATTCATTCCTAAATCATTCAGGTCCGTGTTAAATTTTGTTCATTTCGTTTCCACAGGTAAATGCCAATGAGCTCACAAACGGGGTCATTAACGCCGCGTTCATGCTTCTGTTTAAAGACGCGATCCGCCTGTTTGCAGCCTACAACGAAGGGATCATCAACCTGCTCGGTGAGCTGTTATCTTACaaaagctatccaaactggcttATTGGCTTACTTGTGTTGTTGGTTCCTGTTAAAGAAACCTTTGATCCCAACTAATGATACAACATTGATGATATCAACACACTCATCGACAGCTGAATTGGACTATGACCAGACTTGTCACTTTGATTTACGGTGACTTGTTTACCACTTGGGGCCATTTAAACAAATCTCCCCCTTTTGGTTATACGCAAATGCatatttattagaaaaaagTAATGATAATGTCAGTGTTCGGGGCAGTTATATAAACCAAACCTATTTTCACTTTAAGTGCTCATTAGCTAGAAAGCCAGATGAAACCAGGTTATCTAGAATTTCTTATCAGGTGATGTGTCCATTCTCTGGAAAAGCTAGTTTCATACACTAATAATAGATTGAATAGGGcgtaacagcacagatattatCTCATTGTTTTTCAGCCATGGTGAAATTTGCTATTGAATGTATTGCTTAGTCCTCCATtggattgtgtttgtgttggacGGCTCTAAGCATGGGACTAAGATGTAGGTATTGGCTTGAGTTTCTGTGGGAGAGTAACATGTCAGCGAGAGCCGTTTCGGGTCATGTTGTGACGTCAAATGCAGAGCATAATTTGGCCGTGCGAAATCGCAGAGCAACGAAAACCAAAATGTCGTTGGAAGAAAATTCTTCCTAAAATCTGACTTCATAACGTTCTTCATTTACAGAGAAGTACTTTGACATGAAGAAGGTCCAGTGTAAAGAGGGTCTGGACATCTATAAGAAATTCCTCACTCGCATGACAAGAATCTCAGAGTTTCTCAAAGTGGCAGAGGTGAGAGTCACGTAACCTGCACTGCTCTTAATAAAGCAATATCACATGAGCAAGAGTGCTGTTGTGTAGTTATCTACATCAGCACTTTTGTAGAATATAAAGTCGATCTGATTTACTCTAAACAaatctgtgtgattttctttcttttgcaaaacacaaaggaagatatttcgaaaaatgtccTTAACTGGAAACCGTTGGTCCCTATTGAATCGACACTAAACTAATGCTAGTCAATGGTTTTCtgttgacaattttttttcaaaatatcttctttagtgttctgcatctgaaatgacaagaacacgtgtaaataatgtcagaattttcattttgaatgtgaataATTCCTTTAACCAAAATCTTTCCATTTCTGCTCTTTACAGCAAGTGGGAATCGATCGGGGGGATATACCTGACTTATCACAGGTGAGGACTTGAATGGattgactttgttttttttaaaaagcttttgtCCCTCCAGCAATGACTGTTTTGCTGTCTTACTTTTCCGTCACATTGCACTTTCCTGTGAGACGCTGCTTGTGCTTTACAGACAAACCTAGCGCGGCTTTGttcaaacaagcaggttttagAACTCTCGAACCTCTGGTTAGCTGGGAATAGTTCAGTTCTAGATCCGTAATTCATAAGAGAGTTCTGGAACTACAGATAATCTTCTATTTCATTTCGGTTGCATCCCGCAGGGCTGCGGTGATCTGCGCATGCGGACATCTCTGCATGTCATTGATCAGGGGAATCGCTCTAACTATTCTAATGCTTTATTCATACAGCACATAAAGGTGTGACACTAGATGGATCACAGGCCTGAAACTTTAAAAAGTGGTTTAACACATGTAAGGCAGGCTGAATTGACTTTGATTTActcttttatgaaaaaaatgcattttacggttttcttaaagggacagttcacccaaaaatgtaattctttcataatttgtTCATCCTTTTGTCTTTGCAAACATGTATGaattgtttcttctgcagaacatttctcaaaatatactCTTTTTCTTGTTCCAAAGATGAGattcatataaatgttttgactttagggtgattaaataatgacagaattgaatttttagttgaactgtccctttaaggaaactgtatttaaagggatgtACTCTCATTTTTGTCTAGTCAGTCGCCCTCTAAATTGAGAACGTCCCTCCCCTAATACCACGTAACTAAACCCTgttgttgattaaaaaaaacacattctatATCTTGTCCTTAAAAATCcagttttaatagaaaataaaacaaaacaggaagctgctcatcaaattatttttatactgttttcAGTGTCATGATATGCAATTTAGgtacaaatgtttttaactcTATTTTCAGTCGTTTCAACGGGTTTGTTATTCTACTTTACCTCTTCACATCTTATATTTCTCAAATATCCTACAAATACCTCTGTTAAACACCCACCTTTATATTCTGTATCTTTCCTTATCTTTCCActttcagtttacagtttgtgtAAGTACCTGCATCTTGCTCTCCTCTCTCTGTGTACTCAGAGCTCGGTCTCCTCGTGGTTACTTTCAAGTACCTTTGCatgctcttgtgtttgtgtaggtgtatgtgtgtacagtatgtgtaccgtatatgtgtgtttgttctgtggTCAGTGAGTGTACTGGCCTGtaagataatgttttttttccattcctCCAGGCCCCCAGTAGCCTTCTGGATGCCCTGGAGCAGCACTTGGCTTCATTAGAGGGGAAAAAGGTTAAAGACTCCACGGCCGCCAGCAGGTACACTGACTTCCAAACgtcttgtttttaaatttcTAGCGTGTGAGGAGTTCTTGAGGTCATCATTTTGCATTCTTTGTTTGTGACTTTTATTCAGTGTTTGTGGGAAACGCTTTAGGACGATGAAAGTTCTGTGTGAAgttactgtgtgtaatatttatttgtatataatcATTGTATGTATAACATGATTAGCTGctattgaaaaacaaatgtttcgATAAATTCAGGATTTTTATGAAAGTGTGACTGTGTTTCGAACACAGCTCTGGATGGGTTATTCATGCTATTTGAATGTTTCAAGTaatatgtacacaataataGTCCACATGAAattataaatttgtttattttccaatAATGACTGGGTGACTTTGCATTATTTCTTACTTTATTtgctattgtttttttgtgtaatgcACAGGGCGGGAATTTGATGACTTGCAATCTGGTCAagggtttaaaaaaatacaagctTTGCTAACATAGACTTTTTTGTGGAAGTCCTCGTTCAAACTGAGTTCCTGGAGAGGAAGCagtaaaatgtgttgtgtgaagAAGCTATCAGTGATGTCTAAATGTATGCCAGCCAAGCATTTTCACAGTGGCATGTTTATTATATCACTTCCTCTTATAATCTCTCTTCCAAACAGAGCCAGTACTCTTTCCAACGCTGTGTCCTCCCTGGCCAACACGGGTATCTCTTTCACCAGAGTGGATGAGAGGGAGAAGCAGGCTGCGCTGGAGGAAGAACAGTCACGATTAAAAGCACTTAAGGTACGTTTCTCTACAACAGGTTTGAACTTTTAACGATTCAAAGATTTAACTCCTTACATTATCAAGGAGCAGCGTCTGAAGGAACTTACTAAGAAGCCCTCTACGTCCTCCACGACTGCCGCATCCCCCGTTTCCACGGCAACTGACACCATCAGCACCGCCCCAGCCATTGACCTGTTCTCCACACCCAGTAGCTTCACTAACAAGTAAGAGACTTGCACACGCACACAGTAGAATTCCTCTCATGCTGCTGTGATGTCATATATTATGATAATGTCATTCAAAGCAGCTGGCACATGTGATGAGTTATAACACGAGTGGCATTTGTTATCACTGTTATTTTTGCTGGTGCTTGGGGGTTTATGAAAAGCTCAAAGCCTTTGTATTAAACATTCTGTGGCCGGGATAGTtcagttaaaaatgaaaacttgctgttcttttactcaccctgaggtccaaaaaacatatttgttagTTTTGAGATTGTGATTTAGAgtcatattttttactttataatttaCTTTGTGATTTCCCGCATCTAGATGATGTACCTGGACAGCCTCAGCTTTCTCAGCTTTAGccttaaaagacatttttagaATCATTCTCTGTTTGCTTATTCTCCCTTTAAGTGCATGAATTCCTGCCCAGACGGAATTTGGATATGAAGAACTTATTGACTGCATGCAAACTCTTAAGCTCCACTCTAAGCACTTCAAATTAACTTGCCAAGTTTGTCTTTGCTGTGCGACTGTGAAATTCTTGGCCCTTAGAGTGCTGTTTTATGGAAGACATTAATTCaattcctgtgtgtgtgtctggtgtgtgtttgtgcgtgcgttTCTGGCTCCAGTATACCGAAGGCTCCGAACGATCTGTTGGACCTGCAGCCAGCGTTCCAGCCCACCTTGCCTCTCTCCTCTGGCCTGCCTTTAACCAACTCATGGGGAGGTGAGCGGGTCGCACCACAGGAACTTACACTTCTGCATTAATACTCATCTGAGAGAAATCGATCTTACATCAACATTGTGTTCTCCTCAGTAATCAAACCTGGAACAACGAACGTTCCCTCTGGAATTCAGTGCACAGTACAAAGCTTGTTCTTTGGGTTTACATGAAACGTATTTGCCTTATTCAGATCTAATCTGCACAATCTGACAAGAGTAGGGTCTAATATTTAACCAACATGGAGATATGGCATGTAGGATAATATTTGACATGGGGGATGATGTGATACAGTATTGACTTCCGTTAGCAGTCAGTCAGGGCCTGAAAAAGCCTGCGGCCTTTGGGGTTTATTGGATTAAACTGCATTAAAACACACTCTGCAGTTTTCACAGAATATGCCTTGATGTGAATTGAAGCTCAATATAGGACTACTTTTGCTGtctaattttttttactgaaatgaaTGCCAGCAGAGACTTGCTGTGACATTCAGACTCTTAAGTTTggggatttttttataaaatgcattttggtATTATTGTTTATGATTAATGAAACTCATCATATTGTCTGGAACGAAATCATTTGGTTATTACCGAGGTCGCGCATAGATTTAAGAAGCGCAGTATAATTCTGACAACACTTTTCAATGTCCAGTCAAACTTATATTTATTCAACCAAACTTACATGATTTTCCACTATGTATTGTTTCAGTATTTTATgctagttttatttattaatttattattgtgCAAGTTAAACGtgttttgtgaaataaagaTATAATTATAGATTATATGATTAGAAGATTAGTGAAATatagagatttttttctttaaagaacttacaaaaaactaaatatgtaaacaacataTTAAAGTAGCATGTTAAACATCACCGAGAGCCTAACAAGTTAGTTTATTAGATTTCtgatattaattaaataaaacgtAATATTAGATTTAAACAACCCACCTATCTGTAACATTGAGTTTAGATGCATGCTTGATGTTATCACCACCCATGTCAGACGTCTGATTTagttctttatttacatttaccgTCTACAAACATCTATGTGTGAACTAATTTTGAAGTCTAGACTGAACTGGCTTCATCTCATTTCTCCTGCAGTCTCAGTTTGcatgctttctttctttgtgtctttgTATTTCTAACCTCTTCctgttctctgtttttcttcGGGGGTGTAGATCCTTTCACCTCAACAGAAGCCGTTGAGGACTCCATTCCAAACTTAAATCCTTTCCTTACAAAACCTGTTGTTGATCACATGCATCTGCCTGTCGTGTCTTCAGATGCTGTTAGTTTTTCTAGGACGCCCAGTCATGAAATGTTTGGTGGTAAACGGCAGTTCTTTCCTCTCATGCATTTCTTTTGCCTGCTGCGTGCTCGTCTGTTTTCCTCCACTCTCATTTTTGTCTTGAAACGCTGCCCCAAGTGAACAAAGACCTATTAGGGTATATAATTCATAGCCGTGACCCGAATGAACCTTAAGTATCTGATACTTTAGTTTTAGGTTCATACATCCTGAGTCTCAACTTAATAAGATCTATGTAGGGGGCAAATGTTTCGACGTTGTTTGACTCTCGTTTTCTAACTGAtgtacagccatggaaaaaattGAGAGATCATTAAAAAATCAAGCGaccatttttaaattattatcagtttttctgaatttaatatttataggtatgtgtttaggtaaaagtataatttttgtttcattctgtgaactactaacaatatttctcccaaatttcaaataaaaataatgtttctatttgcatttatttgcagaaaattaaaactggagagagaggtcataataacagaaaagatggtCTGCATTTTTTCAGAACTCAAATACTGGAATTCTTCTTCGGCtgtatataaatgcacacacatacatatactttttgtatataacaaatatttacatgtaaaatatatatttatatatagtttatattatttctaaaaataatgattgtgtatttaaaaatgcatataaataaaCACGTGACGCaagcatatattatataaacacaaacgcttgttttggaatcgattaattgggattaattcatttataatgtgaAACAATAAAAgttatacaataataaatatttaagacaGTTCCGctttttacacaaaacattattaGAATTATATTTGCAATCCACAGTGGATGTCTCgaaattttgtttctttgttacCCCTAGAAAATTGAgccagtgcattgtgggatgcaGTATTACTTGCAGTTTAAACAGATTGTTTAGTACACACTTTAGCATATGTAAAAGCTTATCCAGGAatgcatggaatttgccatggtGCTTCTAAAGGAGCTCTAagcggacaaactgctctaccaTGTAAAGTAAATACGTAATccccttcggcaaagaagcaaaaacgtgacgacatctaaGTGTCTTGTGTCTGCCACCGAAGTGCTTCGGAAGGAATGCGAGCTGCTGTTTGCAATCCGTTACCTCACCGCTAAATACtgctaaatttcaaacactggacctttaaatgaaatgataaaTGATTAGGGGTAGGGTATAGAATACACAGCATATAAAAAATTCTATGGGAAGTCTCCAAACAAACATGGAAACcccatgtgtgcgtgtgtgtgtgacattcTTTGTGTAAAGAGCAATAAGAAAGAGAAGCTTCTGCGAGTTTGTTCAGAGCTGGggacattatttattatgtttccACAGCGAACAATAACATATTTCAGAGACTGCGACAGACAGATGGTTTGTTGCTACTGTAAagcttgtttgtgtttgtacagcTGTAATTTGGCGAGTTGGCTGCGTGTTATGGTGAAGTAAAGCTGCTCTGATATGAATACATAAGTGAGATTTAAGAATGACTACTATAAAAGGCATAAATAGCGGCTTTAAACATCCACGTTTCTTCTTTTGAATGAGGTGGTCCTTTTTCCTCTACAAAACCTGCAAATTGCTTTTTCTATATGTTGACGATTCTTTAAACCGAGGGTCTTTGGACCACCTTGCACAAAAAGTTTTGTCGGTTTTGCGTAATGCTTTGCTGCTTTAGGTTTGTATGTTCTACCATTGTAGTTTCTCCCTAGAGTGTTAAGTTTTTCCCGAATTGTCATTTTGGTTTCTTGGTTCTCCAGATAATTACAATCCCTTTATTGATTCGAGCTGTTCTGTTGGGTCACCCGTTGAGCCGTCTGCTCAGATGGGCTGCTTCCTCACAGGTACAGATACCCCTGTGTGGTGTACATTATGTTTTCTGACCCAAGAAAACATAATGGAGTTGTGCCCTGCAGGGGCCTGTGTGTTACCCCACGATTTCCTATTATGGATGCCTTTTACACCAGCTTGACCAGAATAGAGTGAACGAGGATGACTAAAGAAAAGTTGAcccaaatatgcaaataataaggcgtcagtaaataatgactaatttcgtttttaattatttatttaatagttaatatataatttttcctgtgtttaattttatatgtgtttattatttatattttgtctcaCTTTACACGTTCTCATCTCTGGCTCTCTTCTGCTTTGATTCTGGGTCTTGTCAGACTCCTTCTGTTCTCTGGCTGCTGCCTATCCTAACACTCCTCTCTTCCAATCTGAGCCCTCCGCTGTAGCTGGACTATTCGGAGGTATGTACTGTTCCtccagcctctctctctctctctcttctctttctctctcaatcCTTCAGCTGTCTCTCGTCCTTTCTTGCAGGTTTGAGGTCAATTGAGACATCCACCTCTAAGCGTTGACACATTTTGTTTAACATAAACTGGCACAAACAAGTTGACACGAACATgaaaagagcagagatgaacaTCTGTGGTTTCATTCAGGAGTTTcgcatgtttaaaatgattccTGGAACTGAATCAATGGCCTTGGGCTAACAGAGTCAAACACCTGACTTTTTTGGAAGTCCTTAGATgaacttaatgtttttttttgtgtgctgCGCCAATGTTTAAACACGTGTAGGTTGACCAGCATGTCCTGTTGTGTGAGGTCTGACCTTGTTTTCTTCTAACACAGGGTTCTCTGCTCCTCCTGCTGCCCAGCTTCCCAGCTCGACAGGCCTTAGTGTCGACTTCGATTCCGTGTTTGGCAATAAGTCAGCCACCGGCAATGCAGACTCCGCTGGTAAGATATTTGCAGAGACTTTTACCTTTATACTCACATGATGCTTGACATCCATCTCACTGCTGAGGGCCGTGCTGTTTCATGGGACCCGGCGGCTTTGTCCAGTGAAGTTGTTGAAATGTTCTTGTTAAAGAGCTAAAGATAAAATAAGAGTTATTTTCTAAAGGCGGAAGGAATCCAGATGCACATGTGGAcatctttgttttttgtgttgtggATGAATAATCGCTGACCAAACACACGCTTTGCACACAAACCACCGCCTTGCACATAGAAGTTGATTTTGTCTTACttagcattttttttctataaatatctGGATATTTTTAATTCTAGATATATTGATTTGAGAATGAAAATGACCAATGAGATTAAGTCGAgcttatgcttaaaacaagcaaaaatatctgcAAGTGCAATCAAGTTTCATCTTTTTATTAAGAAcataattcaaatgtatttttctaagCCCTTTGGCAGGTGTTTTTGCTTGTCTTAAGCATAAACTCGCTtaattttgatttgtttatattgataACAAGAATTAATATTTTAGCTCAATTTGCTATTGAGGAAAAAGTAtctttatttatgaatttttagATAAGTGTACTGGAAATCCAGACAAAGACCAGTGTTTGTCGGAGCTGTGACTTAGCCGTTAATGCTGACATATTGAGCCATTGTGGTCTTATTAGATAACTGGAGTTCAACATTGGAAACTTTGGATTTCTTACTtgttacttaaagggacagttcacccaaaaatgctgtcgtcatttactcaccctcgagttgatCGGTATAAATGcgttgttctgaagaacacatagaaagatatttggaagaatgctgtaaccaaacagtttttggccacctACCATAGTAAGATAAAGGACAATttgtttcctacattctttaaaatatcttcttttgtgtaacagaacaaagacatttttaaagaaatttttcATTctagtcagtggtggccaagatatgtttgcttacaagcatttttccaaatatcgttttctttttatacatgtttggaacaacttgagggtgagtaaatgaagaccaaatttttatttttgggtgagccaTGCCGATTAACGTTGAATTTGTTAGGGTGGTATAAATGTGCcaatgtatcattttaaataagcCATCTGTCATATTTTGAGATGTTCCTCATattgttctctctctcctctctcacTGTGTGCTTTGATCTGTTTGGGCCGCTGGCTTTGCATGGCACTGCATGTCTGGGTGAGTTGACTTCATACTAGATTTGGCCCACATTCTTTCACTTTCAGTTCTGAACCATTTGCTTTGCGTTGTCTTTTCACTCCACCCAACTAAACGGCTCTTcttgtttgtatgtgttgtcTGTGTCTTTATCCCTCTCCCTTTCCCTCTGCTCCTTTCTTTATGATATTCTAGGTGGCTTACTGAAACCCACAGTGGCCTCTCTCAACCAGAGCCTTGCGTCCAGTGCCCAACAGTCAGGCAAACTGGTTTCCGATGACTTGGATTCCTCCCTGGCGAACCTTGTGGGCAGTAAGTGTCCTGTTTGTTCTGGATTATTTGAACGGTTTCTACCTAATACCTATGTTGATCTTTCATCTgtggtacacaaaagaagatattttgagaaaaatagtTTTGTGCCTTTATATTGGGAAGTCAGGgagtccaatgttgtttggtcaccaacgttcttcaaaatatcttctgtgtgttctgcagaaaagaaAGCTATGCAGGTTTGTGATATCataagtgtgaataaatgatgaaaatgttttaattttttggatgaactatccctttatgaaGCGATCACGCTTTGGGTTTTGAGCATGCAAAACTACTTTAGTCCATTGTATGAATAACAGGCATCAAAATATGTTGTCATGCTGTAAACCTTCTGCTTATAATAAATGACAGGTTGCACGTCAGCATATGAATaattaatgttgttt
Proteins encoded in this region:
- the picalma gene encoding phosphatidylinositol binding clathrin assembly protein a isoform X1; this translates as MSGQSITDRITAAQHSVTGSAVSKTVCKATTHEVMGPKKKHLDYLIQCTNEMNVNIPQLADTLFERTTNTSWVVLFKTLITTHHIMVYGNERFVQYLASRNTLFNLSNFLDKSGLQGYDMSTFIRRYSRYLNEKAVSYRQVAFDFTKVKRGADGVMRTMNTEKLLKTIPIIQNQMDALLDFNVNANELTNGVINAAFMLLFKDAIRLFAAYNEGIINLLEKYFDMKKVQCKEGLDIYKKFLTRMTRISEFLKVAEQVGIDRGDIPDLSQAPSSLLDALEQHLASLEGKKVKDSTAASRASTLSNAVSSLANTGISFTRVDEREKQAALEEEQSRLKALKEQRLKELTKKPSTSSTTAASPVSTATDTISTAPAIDLFSTPSSFTNNIPKAPNDLLDLQPAFQPTLPLSSGLPLTNSWGDPFTSTEAVEDSIPNLNPFLTKPVVDHMHLPVVSSDAVSFSRTPSHEMFGDNYNPFIDSSCSVGSPVEPSAQMGCFLTDSFCSLAAAYPNTPLFQSEPSAVAGLFGGFSAPPAAQLPSSTGLSVDFDSVFGNKSATGNADSAGGLLKPTVASLNQSLASSAQQSGKLVSDDLDSSLANLVGNLGIGNGTMKNDIHWIQPGEKKLTGGTNWQPKTAPSTTWNPATMNGMLFPQYAPSVMAFPATTPTGIMGYGMPPQMGSMAMMTQPTMMYTQPVMRPANPFGPVSGAQLSTASSPSSSSPLRPPGQDPFAQLFLKDFL
- the picalma gene encoding phosphatidylinositol binding clathrin assembly protein a isoform X11, giving the protein MSGQSITDRITAAQHSVTGSAVSKTVCKATTHEVMGPKKKHLDYLIQCTNEMNVNIPQLADTLFERTTNTSWVVLFKTLITTHHIMVYGNERFVQYLASRNTLFNLSNFLDKSGLQGYDMSTFIRRYSRYLNEKAVSYRQVAFDFTKVKRGADGVMRTMNTEKLLKTIPIIQNQMDALLDFNVNANELTNGVINAAFMLLFKDAIRLFAAYNEGIINLLEKYFDMKKVQCKEGLDIYKKFLTRMTRISEFLKVAEQVGIDRGDIPDLSQAPSSLLDALEQHLASLEGKKVKDSTAASRASTLSNAVSSLANTGISFTRVDEREKQAALEEEQSRLKALKEQRLKELTKKPSTSSTTAASPVSTATDTISTAPAIDLFSTPSSFTNNIPKAPNDLLDLQPAFQPTLPLSSGLPLTNSWGGFSAPPAAQLPSSTGLSVDFDSVFGNKSATGNADSAVASLNQSLASSAQQSGKLVSDDLDSSLANLVGNLGIGNGTMKNDIHWIQPGEKKLTGGTNWQPKTAPSTTWNPATMAPSVMAFPATTPTGIMGYGMPPQMGSMAMMTQPTMMYTQPVMRPANPFGPVSGAQLSTASSPSSSSPLRPPGQDPFAQLFLKDFL
- the picalma gene encoding phosphatidylinositol binding clathrin assembly protein a isoform X3; this encodes MSGQSITDRITAAQHSVTGSAVSKTVCKATTHEVMGPKKKHLDYLIQCTNEMNVNIPQLADTLFERTTNTSWVVLFKTLITTHHIMVYGNERFVQYLASRNTLFNLSNFLDKSGLQGYDMSTFIRRYSRYLNEKAVSYRQVAFDFTKVKRGADGVMRTMNTEKLLKTIPIIQNQMDALLDFNVNANELTNGVINAAFMLLFKDAIRLFAAYNEGIINLLEKYFDMKKVQCKEGLDIYKKFLTRMTRISEFLKVAEQVGIDRGDIPDLSQAPSSLLDALEQHLASLEGKKVKDSTAASRASTLSNAVSSLANTGISFTRVDEREKQAALEEEQSRLKALKEQRLKELTKKPSTSSTTAASPVSTATDTISTAPAIDLFSTPSSFTNNIPKAPNDLLDLQPAFQPTLPLSSGLPLTNSWGDPFTSTEAVEDSIPNLNPFLTKPVVDHMHLPVVSSDAVSFSRTPSHEMFGDNYNPFIDSSCSVGSPVEPSAQMGCFLTDSFCSLAAAYPNTPLFQSEPSAVAGLFGGFSAPPAAQLPSSTGLSVDFDSVFGNKSATGNADSAVASLNQSLASSAQQSGKLVSDDLDSSLANLVGNLGIGNGTMKNDIHWIQPGEKKLTGGTNWQPKTAPSTTWNPATMNGMLFPQYAPSVMAFPATTPTGIMGYGMPPQMGSMAMMTQPTMMYTQPVMRPANPFGPVSGAQLSTASSPSSSSPLRPPGQDPFAQLFLKDFL